The following are encoded together in the bacterium genome:
- a CDS encoding transposase, translating to MTRLSCHRFRANEVRLALSVIAYNLGNLWRRLAVPKRVDTWSLTSLQQRLMKTGGRLVKHARYYWLLLAEGHLTRRLFGAVVQRLAMLPGPAG from the coding sequence ATGACGCGGCTGAGCTGCCACAGGTTCCGGGCGAACGAGGTGCGGCTCGCCCTGAGCGTCATCGCCTACAATCTCGGGAACCTGTGGCGGCGACTCGCCGTGCCGAAGCGGGTTGACACCTGGTCGCTGACGAGTCTACAGCAACGGTTGATGAAAACGGGTGGCCGTCTCGTGAAACACGCGCGATACTATTGGCTGTTGCTTGCGGAAGGGCACCTGACACGGCGGCTGTTCGGAGCGGTCGTGCAGCGGCTGGCGATGCTGCCGGGGCCCGCCGGGTAG